Part of the Primulina huaijiensis isolate GDHJ02 unplaced genomic scaffold, ASM1229523v2 scaffold31645, whole genome shotgun sequence genome, TCGGCAGTATAGAATCCACATTAGTATAAAAATACAGACAGATCATAAAGTCTTTTTCAAGATGGAAATTTCCCTCAATAATATAATAGCCTCCACAGCCTGACATTAGAGCTTCGCCACTAAAACACACATCATAAACAAACTTTTCTCTGTCACAAATTTGCATTCGAAGAGAAAGTAGGGACGTTATTTTGGACAAAAAAATAAGCCTGGCGGTAGCTGAAAGGAACAAATTAGATTACCGACTTTTACCCCTTTTTTATGTGTATCATAAAGAAGTCTCCATTTTGTCATTGAGTGTTACCACCAAATCATGTGCATCGTCGAGTAGCTTCCATACATTGAGATGCCCAGCCATTGCATTGCACTCCCTTAAAATCTCATCCATACTGCTATACTTCTCTATGATCTGTTTCCTCCTTTGTAACACTGAAGCTGCAATCGCGTAAAGTAATAGGTCGTCGGTTGGCGGGGCTCGTTGCCTTATTCTACTCCACGCTGTTTTCCCAATTCCGGCCCTAATTGCAGCCTGATCAGCCCACATCACCTCCCAAAGGCACAAAGTTTGCTCAAAAGTTAGTTCCCTTCGGAAAAGTACGACCACCATTCTGTACACGAAAAAGCAATCCTCAGCCTGAAGTTTCTCCAAGTGCCTGTAAAGATGTGAGTCCTTGTATTTGATGATTTTAGAAACAATGGTCAGCTGCCTTCTGATTCCCACTTCATCGAGCCTGAAATTGTGACGGGCCTTCTTCATGAAACCCACAAAACACCAGAAAGCGACGTGGTCGTCTGATATCACTGAGATTATTGGAGAAAGTATATCACTCATTCCCTGGCAATACCCAATTTCAGGGTCATACAGCGCATAGGCTTCAAGAATGGCAACTAAACGGGAAGCATGAAAGATTCTGGCAGGATCGAGGTGATCATAATCCTTCAATCCCACCACCTCAGCCGAACGACATGCTTTGGCGTCTGATACACTTGCCAGAACAGGGGAATATGCTATCCATTCTCCATTAGCTCGAATCGCATCAAGGCGGATAATTCGCTGCCAGGTGGAAAAATCTTCTGAACCTTTAAGTTTTGACTGAACTTCCATTTTTGAGGGAGACGAGTCCTCCTTTGATGGCATGTCACCATCATTCTCCTCCATGCTTTCTGTTAAATTGAAAGTTTGACTCACTTCAGGACCATCTGACGAGTCAGAGTCCGAAGATTCGGACTCAGAGGCAGGATTCGAATCTGCGATTGGTTTAGAACCAGTATATCCATCCATCTTCGTTCCAGGAGTATGTTCTGATTCCTTATTATATGGGAACCCTTCCTCACTTGAAAGGGATTCTCTGGCACTCACAACATCTTCAGAATCAGCAGAATCCATGTCTCCAGTGTGACTTCCACCTTCTCCATTGCTAGTTTCACCACTTCCGTTTTGCTTTAGAAGCTCTTTGTTACGTTTAAGAAATTGGCGACATTGTCTTCGTAAGTTCTCATATTCCTTTCTGCAAGCAGATTCCAATACATAGTCAATTTCGAATAAGTTTgcaacaaaaattgaaaaacatcaAATAACCAAAAGTCAAAGCACATAAACAAATGATAATGGTAGGTCTACAATACGGGAGGGGAAGTGATGGGGAAGAATGgacagataaaaatttaataatataatataatgaataaaatatgATACAATAATTTTTAGCAGAATACTGGGATGTCGAATCAAAAGTAACAATCCTATTTTGAGATTAAAAAGTATTTTAGAAAATTCTACTAAAGAACGTACTATATGTTTTGCATTTTGGAAGAATGAAAAAATTCTAGAAAACGGAAATAAACATTGCCTCAGTTTGTAACAGTACCTTTTTTGTGTTCTAGTGACATCTCTTTCTTCTTTGGAACTGGATAGGTCATATCTGCcatagaaaaagaaaacaagtCAGGAAAACCAAGAATTTATTTTTGCATGGGATACTTTTTAAACACGCGATAAAGGAAAGCAGAGACCACATTTGTCTCCTGTAAACGAACATATAAATAGTGACAAACGAAGGCAGCAGGAGGAGCTAAAGATGGAAGGTCTGAAAGAGAAGGAACCTAGGATGGAGGAACAATAATTATGAGTAATGATGGAACTAGTCTGTTGCAAGCAAGGATGAAAATCAGAAATGTTACAATGCTATGGTTGGAAGAATCTTGCAATGATCTCCATGTCAAAAATGCTTTAGCGTCTACAGAAAAAATCTATAACAGTTCTGAACACAAAGTTAGGCACATAAATTGCAATCGGGCCCATATTCCAAAAGATACATTAACTTACACCCCAAGAAGAAATGGCCAAACCTCTGCCCGTATACTTGGATCAACACCCTACAAAATACAATAACACAAATCCATTCAAATAGTTTTTTCCGGCCACAATTATCCAGTCAATCCATAGAGAAGACAATTGAAGTAATATAAAAGCCAAGAAAACTTGAAGTTACATAAAAGCGAAACTCACTCCACTGCGAACTTTCTTCAGAAGTTTAACTCCATTGTCACGAAGTTTTCCATCTGGAGTGAACAAATTTCTCCACTGATGAGGTAAGAGtaaatgttttctttttcttcgaGACCATGGGGATTTGAGACGACCGCTGTAATGGATTATAGAACGAAATTATTTAGTTGAAAATGACTGATAAACCATGCTCACAAAATAACAAACTCACAATCATGGCAATACAGTTTTCTACAACATCATATAAAAGGAGTAAGCTACTTCAGCACACATTCTAGTAACTTTCGACCAGAGGCATTCTTTTCCCAAATAGCATCATTATAATGTCAAAACCTACAAGAGATTATTTGGCCACCAACACAAATACAGGTGTCTAGGATAGGCTTCAGCATGCAATAAGATGTGCTAATGTTCAATCACTGAAACAAAAATGGATCCGGCCACAAAGGGTTATTAGATTGATCAGACGAAAAGGGTTAACTCACAAAGatttgtttaaaaatacaaatgacCCCAAGATCTGAACTTAAATAAGCCAAACTATGTACTAAAGCTTgaaaaagatttttaaaaaatacggAATAGATAACAGGAATTAATCTGAGAAAGAGAAATAGAGAGACTAACCGAtcagaagaggaagaagaagaacaatTAGCTTGTGAGGTTGAAGCTACTACGAATAGAACCGATCTCAAATGGTTCCACGACGAAGATGACGGTGAAGACAATGACGAATTTgaggatgatgattgtggcGATGATTTTGAAGATGAAGAAGTCTGACTTCGTCTAAGAGCTCTCATCAATAAACCTTTCTTAATTTTCCTACTTGTGCAATAAATTACCCTCTCTAGCAGTTTGAACACCGGATTTcagatgattttttttacctAGTGGTGTAGAACACGGCGGCGGCCAACACAAGACCAGCCAACGCCGTGACGGCGAGAGTTACGAAGCCACTCGCAGTCTGGTCCATCCAGAATCCGCCGTCGCCGGCGATTAACACAGCTCTCCTCAGCTGACTGATACTGCCGCAAATCGCTCCAACCGCCGCCGAGCCTCCGGAGAGCATGGAACGAAGATTCAGAACCACGATTTTGCCCCAGGGATGCCGCGACAAGCCTAGTCGATTCTCCACCATTAACCGAGAGAAAAAACAACTGCGATGAAGATTTTCACCCCTTCTTCTTCGCCTTCTTCACTTCAATGGATCTCGAATCAATCCAATTTCCTCCATCTTTCGTCCTCTTCTCATTTTTGCTGAGAGATACTTTGCTTTTGGGTTTACGAGGCAATCATGTGGACTGTAGGGTTTGGATATAAAGGAACAAAGGCCCTGCTTCTCAATCACACGACGTCGTACTGcctctgtgtgtgtgtatgtttgCAAGTGGAGACAATAATCattgtttaataataattagtaTATACTAGGCTTTTTGTGACACAGTCTAATAAATCTTTATCTATAAGACGGATCaattctatcgatattcacaataaaaaataatattcttagtataaaaagtaatattttttcatagatgactcaaataaaagatttttctcacaaaatacgatcagtAAGATCGTCTGTATAATTAGCATGGATTCAAAGGTCGACTAGAAAgtctaataaaattttttatattaatatttattatagaaAAGATCTTATTtgctaaaataaataatcttgaTAATTAATGGTTTATTATGGGATTCCACATAAATTGATGAACattcttttccctttttcaagAAATAATATTAATGGTTTATT contains:
- the LOC140967951 gene encoding rab GTPase-activating protein 22-like isoform X2 — translated: MRALRRSQTSSSSKSSPQSSSSNSSLSSPSSSSWNHLRSVLFVVASTSQANCSSSSSSDRGRLKSPWSRRKRKHLLLPHQWRNLFTPDGKLRDNGVKLLKKVRSGGVDPSIRAEVWPFLLGVYDLSSSKEERDVTRTQKRKEYENLRRQCRQFLKRNKELLKQNGSGETSNGEGGSHTGDMDSADSEDVVSARESLSSEEGFPYNKESEHTPGTKMDGYTGSKPIADSNPASESESSDSDSSDGPEVSQTFNLTESMEENDGDMPSKEDSSPSKMEVQSKLKGSEDFSTWQRIIRLDAIRANGEWIAYSPVLASVSDAKACRSAEVVGLKDYDHLDPARIFHASRLVAILEAYALYDPEIGYCQGMSDILSPIISVISDDHVAFWCFVGFMKKARHNFRLDEVGIRRQLTIVSKIIKYKDSHLYRHLEKLQAEDCFFVYRMVVVLFRRELTFEQTLCLWEVMWADQAAIRAGIGKTAWSRIRQRAPPTDDLLLYAIAASVLQRRKQIIEKYSSMDEILRECNAMAGHLNVWKLLDDAHDLVVTLNDKMETSL
- the LOC140967951 gene encoding rab GTPase-activating protein 22-like isoform X1; amino-acid sequence: MVENRLGLSRHPWGKIVVLNLRSMLSGGSAAVGAICGSISQLRRAVLIAGDGGFWMDQTASGFVTLAVTALAGLVLAAAVFYTTSGRLKSPWSRRKRKHLLLPHQWRNLFTPDGKLRDNGVKLLKKVRSGGVDPSIRAEVWPFLLGVYDLSSSKEERDVTRTQKRKEYENLRRQCRQFLKRNKELLKQNGSGETSNGEGGSHTGDMDSADSEDVVSARESLSSEEGFPYNKESEHTPGTKMDGYTGSKPIADSNPASESESSDSDSSDGPEVSQTFNLTESMEENDGDMPSKEDSSPSKMEVQSKLKGSEDFSTWQRIIRLDAIRANGEWIAYSPVLASVSDAKACRSAEVVGLKDYDHLDPARIFHASRLVAILEAYALYDPEIGYCQGMSDILSPIISVISDDHVAFWCFVGFMKKARHNFRLDEVGIRRQLTIVSKIIKYKDSHLYRHLEKLQAEDCFFVYRMVVVLFRRELTFEQTLCLWEVMWADQAAIRAGIGKTAWSRIRQRAPPTDDLLLYAIAASVLQRRKQIIEKYSSMDEILRECNAMAGHLNVWKLLDDAHDLVVTLNDKMETSL